In Lentilactobacillus sp. SPB1-3, the sequence ATTCGTTAATTTGTTCTGCATTCTCTACGACTGCACCACTTGCTAATTCGTGGCCGCCACCGCCATACTCTTTGGCCAATTCATTAATTGCTGGTCCCTTTGATCTCAAGCGAATTCTAAATCCGCCATCCTTTTGTTGAACAAAGATTGCCCAAGCATCCACATCAGTAATTCTTCCTGGCAATGGCACAATAGCAGATGTGCTTTCATCCCCAAGATTAAATGGTTCGAGTACTTCATCAGTTAATACCAAATAAGCAGCACCACTATCAAGAATATTTAAATTCGAGTATACATATGCAGAAAGGCGAGCCAGCGGAATATCGATTTCATCCTCGATTTGATTTACTTCGGCTGCGCTGAAGCTATGACCGGTTAATTTACTAGCAACCTCGAATGTATGAGAAGAAGTGGCAGGATACATAAATCTACCTGTATCGCCAACAATTCCAGCATAAAGGACTCTCGCAGCGTTATCAGTCATTTTTAATTCATCACTATTAGCATCAAAGAAGTCATAGATGAGTTCCGATGTACTTGATGCTTGATCTTCGATCCATTGAATATCACCAAAGGCATCATCATTTGGATGATGATCGATCTTGATCATGGCCTTACCAGTTGAATAACGCTCATCATCAACCCGAGGCTGATTAGCGGTGTCAACTATAATTACCAAGGCATCTTTGTACTGATCATCTGTAACTTCATCAACTTTACCTATCCAGTCAAAACTGGCATATTGCTTACCAACACAGAAAATATTTTTTTCTGGGAAAGAAGCTTTCAAAATTTCAGCTAAACCCATTTGTGAACCGATCGCATCAGGATCGGGACGTTTATGTCGATGAATAATTATTGTCTGATATTGCTTAATTAATTCGAGAATTTGTTTTTTTTCAACCATCGTTATTACCTCTCGCCTTTTAATAGAACACTTTAGTATATCTTATTTGATTAAGAATGTTAAAGCAAACTTACTTAAATAAGTCTAAATTTTCATAACTTAAGTCATCAAGGTTTGTAATCGTAATTCCGAGTAGCCGAACACCCCTGTCAGGACTGACTTCCGGAACTTCTTCCAATAATTCAGTAGCCAGAGAAAAAAATTCAGTTTCATCATTATTAATATATCGGTCAAAGCTAATTCTTTTTGTATAAGTAACAAAGTCAGAGAATCTAATTTTTAATACTAATGTTTTGCCATGCTTTTTTTGTTTAATGACTTCCCTCGCAACCAGCTGAGAAATTTTGCTCAATGCAGTTTGCACCTCATCATCAGTAACTAGAACAGTTCCGTACGTTCTTTCCTTGCCGATTGATTTTCTAATTCGATTGGCCTCAACAGGACGGTTATCAATTCCGCGAGCCCGTTCATACAAAACGTGGCCGAATTTACCAAAATATTTAATTAAATCCAATTGCTCCCATTCTAACAAATCAGCCCCATTATTAATTCCTAACTCATGCATCTTAGGAACCGTTTTTTTACCAACTCCACGAAATTTTTTAATTGATAGGTTGGCCAAAAATTCTAAAGCATCTTTATGGTCAATAATCGTAATTCCCGCAGGTTTAGCATAATCAGAGGCTTCCTTAGCCAAAAATTTGGAATACGATACCCCCACTGAACAAGTTAGCTTAGTTCTTTGCCAAATTTTAGTTTGGATCTCTCTAGCAACTTGGATCGGATCATCTATTTCAAGCTTATTTTTAGTGACATCTAAATAAGCCTCATCCAGCGCATAAGACTCAACAATGTCAGTATACTCATTAAACACTTCATGAATAATTGCAGAGTATTTTCGGTAAAAATCAAATCCAGAAAATCGAAAAACTGCATTTGGGCATAACTTTAGTGCTTCCATGGAACTCATCGCAGAATGAATACCATACTTGCGAGCATTATAACTAGCCGTTGCCACCACACCATGACCACCAGTTTTTCTGGGATCTTGTGCAACAACCAACGGCTTATTTTTTAAAGTTGGATCCAACAACTCCTCGATTGAGGCATAGAAGGCGTCCATATCAACATGAATTATTTTACGATTTTTATTTTTCATTATCATCAACTCATAGTTAGTTTACAAGAACGTGTGTTCTTTTACAAGCAAAAAAAATAAGCATTTCTGCTTATTTTCTTAATTATTTAGTTTCATCTGAATTGTTGTCTTCTGGTTGATCAGAAGATGCTGTTTTACTGCTATCAGTTGATTCAGAATCATTAGCAACAGTTTGATCATCAGCAGGTTGTGCTGGTTCACTTACAGTGGCATTGTTGCTAGCAGCTGGTGCTGCAACAGCAGGTTGTTTGATTTGAGCAATTGCACTTAAATCAAATACCAAGTAGATACCATCACAATCAAGTGTAACTGTTTTTTCTGTATTATTTATTTCATCAACAACCCCGTGTAAACGGCCAATTGTAACAACTTGGTCCCCAGGCTTTACCCGAGAAAGTTCCTCACGACGCTTTTGTTCTTGCTTACGTTGTGGTCGAATCATAAAGAAATACATTAAACCAAATAACACAA encodes:
- a CDS encoding DHH family phosphoesterase, encoding MVEKKQILELIKQYQTIIIHRHKRPDPDAIGSQMGLAEILKASFPEKNIFCVGKQYASFDWIGKVDEVTDDQYKDALVIIVDTANQPRVDDERYSTGKAMIKIDHHPNDDAFGDIQWIEDQASSTSELIYDFFDANSDELKMTDNAARVLYAGIVGDTGRFMYPATSSHTFEVASKLTGHSFSAAEVNQIEDEIDIPLARLSAYVYSNLNILDSGAAYLVLTDEVLEPFNLGDESTSAIVPLPGRITDVDAWAIFVQQKDGGFRIRLRSKGPAINELAKEYGGGGHELASGAVVENAEQINEFMKKLDTLVSESK
- the dinB gene encoding DNA polymerase IV yields the protein MKNKNRKIIHVDMDAFYASIEELLDPTLKNKPLVVAQDPRKTGGHGVVATASYNARKYGIHSAMSSMEALKLCPNAVFRFSGFDFYRKYSAIIHEVFNEYTDIVESYALDEAYLDVTKNKLEIDDPIQVAREIQTKIWQRTKLTCSVGVSYSKFLAKEASDYAKPAGITIIDHKDALEFLANLSIKKFRGVGKKTVPKMHELGINNGADLLEWEQLDLIKYFGKFGHVLYERARGIDNRPVEANRIRKSIGKERTYGTVLVTDDEVQTALSKISQLVAREVIKQKKHGKTLVLKIRFSDFVTYTKRISFDRYINNDETEFFSLATELLEEVPEVSPDRGVRLLGITITNLDDLSYENLDLFK
- the yajC gene encoding preprotein translocase subunit YajC, which encodes MIVVLFGLMYFFMIRPQRKQEQKRREELSRVKPGDQVVTIGRLHGVVDEINNTEKTVTLDCDGIYLVFDLSAIAQIKQPAVAAPAASNNATVSEPAQPADDQTVANDSESTDSSKTASSDQPEDNNSDETK